A section of the Sedimentisphaera cyanobacteriorum genome encodes:
- a CDS encoding ROK family protein, which produces MNPANDNRIVLTLDAGGTNFVFSAMQDMKEIVEPVKLPAFADDLDKSLGSMVKGFSEVIEKLPQKPAAISFAFPGPADYPNGIIDNVGNLPAYAGGIPLGSYLEEKFQIPVYINNDGDLFVYGEAIAGFLPKVNSMLENAGSPTRFKNLFGITIGTGFGAGIVSNGELFIGDNSAAGEIWITRNSKYSECFAEEGVSIRAVKNKYAELAGISPQNAPEPKDIYEIANGNQEGSKQAALDSFAELGEIVGDSLANAITLIDGIIVVGGGLSAAYDMFIDSALRQMNGTISSYAGEPKPRIIQKTLDLESEEGRREFIEGKVKQLKVPGTDKEIPYDSMKRIGIGRAVLDTSRAIAIGAYAYALSELDKS; this is translated from the coding sequence ATGAATCCAGCAAATGATAACAGAATTGTATTAACCCTTGATGCAGGGGGAACGAATTTCGTTTTCTCTGCGATGCAGGATATGAAGGAAATAGTTGAGCCGGTAAAACTGCCCGCCTTCGCAGACGACTTGGATAAGAGTCTTGGTTCGATGGTGAAGGGTTTCTCTGAGGTGATCGAGAAGCTCCCGCAGAAGCCGGCGGCAATCAGCTTTGCTTTTCCCGGCCCTGCGGACTATCCCAACGGTATTATAGATAACGTAGGCAATCTTCCCGCCTATGCGGGGGGAATCCCTTTGGGCAGCTATTTGGAAGAGAAATTCCAGATACCCGTATATATAAACAACGACGGGGATTTGTTTGTTTACGGGGAGGCGATTGCCGGCTTCCTGCCTAAGGTCAACAGTATGCTCGAGAATGCAGGCTCGCCCACACGCTTCAAGAATCTGTTCGGCATAACAATCGGAACAGGCTTCGGTGCGGGGATAGTTTCAAACGGAGAGCTCTTCATAGGCGACAACTCCGCAGCAGGCGAGATATGGATCACCAGAAACAGCAAGTACTCCGAGTGCTTCGCTGAAGAGGGCGTAAGCATAAGGGCGGTAAAGAATAAGTATGCAGAGCTTGCGGGGATATCGCCGCAAAACGCTCCCGAGCCAAAGGATATTTACGAAATCGCCAACGGCAATCAAGAAGGCAGTAAGCAGGCAGCCCTGGATTCGTTTGCCGAGCTGGGTGAGATTGTTGGCGATTCGCTTGCCAACGCAATCACGCTTATAGACGGGATTATCGTAGTAGGCGGCGGGCTTTCCGCTGCGTACGATATGTTCATAGATTCAGCGTTGAGGCAGATGAACGGAACTATCAGCAGCTATGCAGGCGAGCCCAAGCCGAGAATTATTCAGAAAACCCTCGATCTGGAGAGCGAAGAAGGGCGGAGGGAATTTATCGAAGGCAAGGTTAAGCAGCTGAAGGTCCCCGGGACTGATAAAGAAATTCCATACGACTCTATGAAACGTATTGGAATCGGCAGGGCCGTCCTCGATACAAGCCGAGCCATCGCAATAGGAGCATACGCTTATGCACTGAGTGAACTGGATAAAAGCTGA